CCGGAATGGCCCTTCGTCATCATCAACGAGATCGCCAAGTCGGTGAACGCCGGGAGGATCCAGGGGCTGGCCGCCGGTGGCCGCGTCGACTTCCGTGCCCCGATCACCGGATTCCCGAACCTTGCCGACGCCCCGGACACCGGCCTCACCGCGTACGCCCTGACGCTCGATCCACGGCTGGGCGAGATCCTCACCCCGAACGGCCGGGTGTCGTTCCTGCAGCTGGTCGGCGTGACGGCGGCGGAGAAGGAACTGATGCTGGCGTCGTCAACGGCGGAGGTCCTCGTCCATCTGGCCGTCGCGGATCCGATGCTCACCACCGATCCGGCCCGCGCCTGACCCAAGCGCTCCGGCGAGCCCGGCCGGCGTCGCGCGCGACCGGTAGACGGGCATCGGACCCGCCAAACGCAGAAGCGGACCGACCCGTGATGGGTCGGTCCGCTTCCTCACATCCGGATCAGTGGTGGGCCGGGGCCTCACCGTTGGCAGCCGCCTCGGCCTCGGCCGCGAGGCGCTTGCGCTCGCGATCGAAGGAGATGCGGATCTCGGTCTCGGCGTCGCCGCGCCCGACCCAGTTGGCCCCCTCGACGCTCTTCCCGGGTTCCAGGTCCTTGTAGACCTCGAAGAAGTGCTGGATCTCCAGGCGCTCGAAGATCGACATGTCGCCGATGTCCTGGAGGTTCGCCTGCCGCGGGTCGTTGGCCGAGACGCAGAGGACCTTGTCGTCCGGGCCCTTCTCGTCCGTCATGCGGAACATGCCGATGGCGCGGGCCAGGATCAGGCAGCCCGGGAACGTCGGCTCGGAGAGCAGGACCAGGGCGTCCAGCGGATCGCCGTCCTGACCGAGGGTGTTGTCGATGAAGCCGTAGTCGGCGGGGTACTGCGTCGCCGTGAACAAGGTCCGGTCGAGCCGGATACGGCCACTGTGGTGGTCCACCTCATATTTGTTGCGACTGCCCTTGGGGATCTCAATGGTGACGTCGAATTCCACGACTTCTGCTACCTTCTCTCGCCTCGTTGCGATCGACCCCGGGGTCGAACACCGCCGGTCGGATGATCGTATCTGCCCATGTGGAGGCGATTGCCGTGACTGCGCCTGGCACCACCGGATCACCCGGGCCGCCGCTTCACAAACTGCCTACGTCCAGACTCTAGTCTGGACGGACCCGGTCCCGGGGCTTGATGAACCCGATCGGAGACCTCGCAGTGCGAGGTTTCGATCACAGTGCGTTTCCATCACAATCGCTTGATCACGTAGTGCAATCGGTGCGGAGGCGCGCGCCAGAGGGAGTTCTTGTGTCTGCGACACGTTCGTCGAGCCGTAGGGCCATCGTCATCGTCCTGTCGATCGTCCTGGTGGCCGCGGCGGCGACGGTGGCGGTGATCTTCTGGCCGAAGTCGGCCAAGAACTCGACCGCATCGTCGTCGGTCAGCTCGGTCGTGGCCCCGCCGACCGTCTCCGCGGTTGACCCGCCGGTCACCGCGCCGGCCGCGGCGGTCAAGCCGCTCGGCATCAAGTCGGGCAAGACCCCGACGGCGGCCGGCGTCGCCAAGCGGCTGGCCCCCGCGCTGGCCCACAACGCGCTGGCCAACTACACCGGAGAGGTCATCGACGCGGCCACCGGCACCGTGTTGTGGAAGAAGGACCCGACCACGCCGACCGCTCCCGCCTCCACCCTGAAGCTGCTGACCGGAGCCGCGTTGCTCACCAAGGTCGATCCGGCCAGCCGTTTCACCACCAAGGTGGTCCAGGGGGCCGATCCCGGGACGATCATCCTGGTCGGCGGGGGAGACGTGACCCTGTCGGCGCGGGCCGCCAATGTGGCCACCGTCTACGACGGTGCCCCGACCATGGGCGACCTGGCCTCCCAGGTCCTGGCCTCGGGGGTCAAGGTCACGAAGATCCTGCTGGACACCAGCTACTGGACCAACGAGAACGCCGGTCCGAGCAACAACCTGGCACCCGGATGGGACATCAAGGACATCGCCGGCGGTGCGATCACCCACATGGTGCCGCTGATGGTCGACGGTGATCGCACCGATCCGTCGAACGAGACGTCCGCCCGCACCGGCACTCCGGCCGTCACGGCGGGCAAGGCGCTGGCCCGCGCGCTGGGAAACGCAACCCTGCCGGTGCAGGCCGAGTCCAGTCCCGGCCAGACCCCGAAGAACGCCAAGGTGCTCGGCTCGGTCCGGTCCCAGCCCATGTCCGTCCTCCTGGCCCAGGCCCTGCTCAACTCGGACAATGTGCTGGCCGAGGCGTTGGCCCGGCAGGTGGCCATCTCGATGGGTGGGGCGCCCAGCTTCGCCGGAGAGCGTGACGCCATCAAGATCGCCCTGGAGGACCTGGGCTTCGACAAGACGCTGCTGAGCAAGACGACCATCCTCGACGGGTCAGGTTTGGCCAACTCCACCGACAGCACCAGCTCCGACAGCGTCCCGGTCGGCCTGCTGGCGGACATCATGGAAGCGGCCGTGACCGGCCAGGTCCGCCAGGCGAACGGCAAGGTCAAAGCGGTGCCGGCCCTGCGTGGCCTGCTGACCGGACTTCCGGTGGCCGGGGTGTCCGGCACATTGAGCAAGGCCGAGAACCGCTTCAGCTCGGCGGCGGCGAAGCCGGGCATCGGCTGGGTGCGGGCCAAGACCGGATCGGTCGCCGTCACCTATGCCTTGGCTGGCTACGTGCCGGACGTCGACGGCCGGATCCTCGTGTTCGCGCTGAACTCCAACGGGGTGTCCGCTCCGGTGCGCAACGCACAGGACGTTTTCGCCGCGGCGCTGCGGCAGTGCGGCTGCACCTGATCGTCCGACCGCGGCTGCTCTACCGTTGACCCATGGCAGCCGAAGCGATCGATTGGGCCGCCGCCGTCCGGGCCGGACAGCGGATGGCCCCCACCGGGCCGCAGGTGTCGGCCGAGCAGGCCCGGCAAGCGGTGGACGATCTGCAACAGTTCTCGGCCAAGGCCGAGTTGATCGTCCGCGATACCACCGGCCTTGGCCACGGCCTGCCGGTCGAGGCGGCCCGGGTGGTCGACCGGCCCCACTGGATCGAGGCCACGGCGAAGGGCATGGCCGAGCTCACCGCCCCGCTGGCCGAGAAGCTGATCGGCCGACTCGGCCGCGCGCCCCGGGCCAAGACCCTGGCCGGAGCCCAGCTCGGGGTGGTGCTGAGCTTCCTGTCCAGTCGCGTGCTCGGTCAGTACGACCCGCTGTCGATGGCCGGGCCTGACGCGGCCGGGCCCGGCGTTCTCCTCCTGGTGGCACCGAACATCATCAAGGTCGAGCGGGAGCTGCACGTCGACCCGGTCGACTTCCGGATGTGGGTGTGTCTGCACGAGAGCACGCACCGGCTGCAGTTCACCGCCGTGCCGTGGTTGCGGGAGCACTTCCGGTCACTGGTCGCCGAATTCGGATCGGCGATCGACACCGATCCGAGCGAGATGCTGGGACGGATGGTCGGCGCCATCAAGGGCCGGACCGAAGGATCCTCGTGGATCGAGACCATCCAGTCGCCCGAGCAACGGGCCGTCTTCGACCAGTTGATGGCCCTGATGACGTTGCTCGAAGGCCACGCCGATCACGTCATGGACGCGGTCGGGCCGGCCGTCATCCCGTCGGTGGGCGAGATCCGCTCGGCCTTCACGCTGCGCCGCAAGAAGGGCCGCGGTCCGTTCGATCGCCTCCTGCGATCGCTGCTGGGCATGGACATGAAGATGGCGCAGTACGTCAAGGGTGCGGCGTTCGTGCGGACGGTCGTCGAGCGGGCCGGAATGGACGCCTTCAACACCATCTGGAGCTCGCCCGACACCCTGCCGACCAGAGCGGAAACCACCGAGCCGGAGAGCTGGATGCGCCGGGTCCTGACGTGACCGTCGAGTTGGTCCGGGCGGCCGTCCGCGACTGGATGACGGCGTTCGCGCCCCCATCGGCCACGGTCAGCATCGCCTGTTCCGGCGGCGCCGACTCGCTGGCGTTGGCCGCAGCCGCCTTCGCCGAACTCGACGAGGGCCGGCTGGACGCCGTGACGGTCGATCACCAGCTGCAGGGCGGTTCGGCCGACCGCGCGGTGACCACCGCGGCCCAGTTGCACGAGATCGGTTACCGCACAGTGCGGATCGAGACGGTGACGGTCGGCTCGGTCGGCGGCCTGGAGGCGGCGGCCCGGGCCGCGCGGTACCAGGCCCTCCGACCCGACCCGGGTGGTCTGGTGTTGCTCGCCCACACCGCGGACGACCAGGCGGAGACGGTGCTGCTCGGTCTCGGGCGTGGTTCGGGCCCCCGGTCCATCGCCGGTATGGCGCCGTGGCGGGCGCCGTGGGGCCGTCCGTTCCTCGGTCTGCGCCGCACCGACACCGAGAAGGCTTGCCGCGAGGCCGGTCTGACCTACTGGGACGACCCGCAGAATGTCGACCCGGCGTTCACCCGGGTGCGGCTGCGGCGCGAGGTGCTGCCTCTGCTGGAGGACGTGCTGGGCGGCGGCGTGACGCCGGCTCTGGCCCGTACGGCGACCATGCTGGCCGAGGACCTCCAGGCCCTGGACCACCTGGCGGCCCGGGTGCTGGCCGATGTGTGGCAGCCCGGCGGGGCCGTGGAGGTGACCGAACTGGTGCGGCACCCGGTCGCGCTCCGCCGGCGGGCCCTGCGGGCCTGGGCCGATGCCGTGGGAGCGAAGGCACTCACGGCCGACCATCTGTACCGGCTCGACTCCCTGGTCACCGGGACGCGCCGCTCGGGCGCGGTTCGGCTGCCCGGCGCGCTCGACGCGGTCCGCACCGGGCCGCTGCTGCGAGCCGTCCCCGCCGGTTGAACCGACCAGGTCCGGTTCTCGGGGCGGGGATCCTCGGGCCGGGGGGCTGGGCGCGGAGGCGGAGCGGCGCGTGTCCGCGGCCGGGGTGGGTTCGGTGACGGCCCGGGGGAGTGGCAGGCTGGGCAGACGTAGCGTCCCTGATGCCGGGTTGACGCCGTCCGCGGTGCGGACGGTCCCGAAGGACCCGCGCATCGACTCCTGAGGAGAACTGTGTCCGGCAGCTCGGCAACCCCCGCGGTATCGACCCTCACCACCACGCTGACCTCGGCCGACGCGATCCGTCCGGGCCCGGGCGACCTCGATCCGGGTCTGGGACACGGGTACGTCGGCGAGCTGGCGGCGACCTTGATCACTCAGGACGTGCTGCAGGCGAAGATCGTCGCCCTGGCCGAGGCGGTGGCGGCCAACCACACCGGAGACACCCCGCCGCTGCTGGTCTGCGTGCTCAAGGGTGCGGTGATGTTCGTCACCGACTTCGCCCGGGCGTTGCCGATCCCCTCCGAGATGGAGTTCATGGCGGTCAGCTCCTACGGATCCTCGACCTCGTCGTCCGGCGTGGTCCGCATCCTCAAGGACCTCGACCGAGACATCTCCGGACGCCGCGTCATCATCGTCGAGGACATCATCGACTCCGGGCTGACGTTGTCCTGGTTGCACAAGAACCTGCAGACCCGCGGCCCGGCGTCCATCGAGATCGTCGCCCTGCTCCGCAAACCGGAAGCGGTCAAGGTCGAGGTGGACGTCGCCTACGTCGGCTTCGACATCCCGACCGACTTCGTCGTCGGCTACGGCCTGGACTTCAACGAGCGCTACCGCGACCTGCCGTTCGTCGGTCTCCTCGGGGAGCACATGTACGCCTGACGAGCCCTGACGGCGCGGGCCCGGTCGGCCCCTCCGGCGGCCGGCCGGCCCCTTCGACCGGGCCGGCCACACGGGGGCCCGCACCCTCGACGAACGCGCCGGGAACCAAATCAGTGCGCGGTACGCTCAATGGAATGGTCGCGCCTGCGCGTTCCGCGGCGTGTTGACGAGGCAGAGCCTCTGATTCTCGGCGCTGGGCGGTGTGCGCTCGGCCACTGAACTCATCAGCTCAACCACGTAAACACGCGGTTCCGCCCTTCGTCGCCGGTCTCGGCCGGCGGGCAGCGACGGGACCCGGTGTCTGACTCCGCAGAGAGGGTGGAGGCCGCAGTGCGGCCGAACGCCACATGGACCGTAAGCGCCTGATCCGCTCCCCTCTACTCTGGGTGGCCGTCGTCTTCGTCGCGTATCTGCTCTACAGCTACCTCGCCGACGACACGAAGAACTACAAGGTGGAACCGACCTCCGTCGTGCTCTCCCAGTTGTCCAACGGCAACGTCAAGCAGGCGACCATCGACGACAAGGAACAGCGCATCCGGCTGATCCTCAACACCCCCGTCGACGGTTCGAGCCAGGTCTACGCCCTCTACCCGGCGGCGGCCTCGGACGACGTCTTCCTGGCCGTGCAGAAGGCCAAGGGCGCGCCGGCCTACGACACCCAGGTCACCAGCCAGTCGACGCTGTTCTCCCTGCTCCTGTACATCGTCCCCATCGGACTGATCATCCTGTTCCTGCTCTGGATGATGAACAACGCACAGGGCGGCGGGAACAAGGTCCTGAGCTTCGGCAAGTCCAAGGCCAAGCTGCTCAACAAGGACATGCCGCAGACCAAGTTCACCGACGTGGCCGGGGCCGACGAGGCCGTCGAGGAACTCGACGAGATCCGCGACTTCCTGCAGAACCCGGCCCGGTACCAGGCCCTGGGCGCCAAGATCCCCAAGGGCGTGCTGCTCTACGGGCCGCCCGGCACCGGCAAGACCCTGCTGGCCCGGGCGGTGGCCGGCGAGGCCGGGGTGCCGTTCTACACGATCTCCGGATCCGACTTCGTCGAGATGTTCGTCGGCGTCGGCGCCAGCCGTGTCCGTGACCTGTTCGAACAGGCCAAGGCCAATTCCCCGGCCATCATCTTCGTCGACGAGATCGACGCCGTCGGCCGTCACCGCGGCGCCGGCATGGGCGGCGGCCACGACGAGCGTGAGCAGACCCTCAACCAGTTGCTGGTCGAGATGGACGGCTTCGAGTCCAAGGGCGGCATCATCCTGATCGCCGCGACCAACCGGCCGGACATCCTGGACCCCGCCTTGCTGCGGCCCGGACGGTTCGACCGGCAGATCCCGGTCGGTCAGCCCGACCTCAAGGGCCGCCAGGCCATCCTGGCCGTCCACGCCAAGGGCAAGCCCTTCGCCCCCGACGTCGAGTTCCTGCCGCTGGCCAAGCGCACCGTCGGGATGTCCGGCGCCGACCTGGCCAACGTGATCAACGAGGCCGCGCTGCTCACCGCCCGCACCCACGGCACGATGATCACCAATGCCGCACTGGAGGAGTCGGTCGACCGGGTGGTCGGTGGCCCGGCCCGCAAGGGCAAGATCATCTCCGAGAAGGAACGCAAGATCACGGCCTACCACGAGGGCGGTCACGCGCTCGCGGCCTGGGCCATGCCCGACCTGGAGCCGGTCTACAAGGTGACGATCATGCCGCGGGGTCGCACCGGCGGACACGCCCTGGTCGTCCCCGAGGACGACAAGGGTCTGATGACCCGCACCGAGATGATCGCCCGTCTGGTGATGGCCCTCGGCGGCCGGGCGGCCGAGGAGCTGGTCTTCGCCGAGCCCACGACGGGCGCCTCCTCCGACATCGCGCAGGCCACCAAGATCGCCCGCTCCATGGTCACCGAGTACGGCATGTCGGCCAAGCTCGGTGCGGTGAAGTACGGCACCGGCGACGACGAGCCGTTCCTGGGCCGCACCTACGGCCACTCGCCGGACTACTCAATCGAGGTCGGATCCGAGATCGACGGTGAGGTCCGCGCCCTGATCGAAGCGGCCCACACCGAGGCCTGGGCCGTACTCAACGAGTACCGGGACGTCCTCGACGACCTGGCCACCAAGTTGCTGGAACGGGAGACCCTGGAGCGCAAGGATCTCGAGGTCATTTTCGCCTCGGTCGTCAAGCGTCCCCGGATCACCACGTTCGACGACTGGGGCCAGCGCACGCCGTCCGACCGACCGCCGATCAAGACCCCGGGTGAACTGGCCATGGAACGCGGCGAGCCTTGGCCGCCGCCGCAGCTGCAGAAGCCCCCGGTCCCGGTCGGGGCGCCCGGCGGGCAGCCGGCCGGGCCCGGTTACGGGCAGCCCTACCCCTACGGCCCGCCGCAGGGCGCGCCGGCCGGGTACGGACAGCAGTACCCCGGTCCGACCCCGTACAGCCCACCGGCCCAGGCCGGGCAGCCGCAGAACTGGACCGGAGGCGTCATCCCCGGCCCGCTGGCCCCGCTGCCCGGGGCCTGGAACGGCCAGGGTGACCCGCAGACCGGAGCCCAGCGTCCGGCTCCGCCGGCGAACGGCGCCGGGCATCCGAACGGGGTCCCGCACACCAATGGCTGGGGCCAGGCCAACGGTCATGGGCACCCGTACACGAACGGACACACCCAGGGACCAGGCGGTCATCGGGCGCCGGACCAGAACGGACCGACCGACCCGGCCGGGCCCGTGGACCCGTGGGCGCCACCGCCCGGGGACCAGCGGCGGTGACCAACGCGACGCGGGCCGATGGCTCGCCCGAGCGGTCGGTCAGCCCGCTCGTCGATGACGGCTCGCGTGCGGACGGCGTCTCGTCACCGGTACTGCTCGACGGTGCGCCGCCGGTCCGGCCGGTGTTCGATCACGTCCGGGCCGAGGCCGCCATCCGTGAATTGCTCATCGCGGTCGGCGAGGACGTCGACCGGGACGGATTGCG
This window of the Nakamurella panacisegetis genome carries:
- a CDS encoding suppressor of fused domain protein yields the protein MNDDTATGLEPDDADLDLPAPGWDAIDATLTAVYGSTQPTHVAYDPPMGRSDNLQGCSAYPVDGHWHYVTYGLSELYEPAPDADPAVSGWGFELTLRVPAGPTEVAPEWPFVIINEIAKSVNAGRIQGLAAGGRVDFRAPITGFPNLADAPDTGLTAYALTLDPRLGEILTPNGRVSFLQLVGVTAAEKELMLASSTAEVLVHLAVADPMLTTDPARA
- a CDS encoding inorganic diphosphatase gives rise to the protein MEFDVTIEIPKGSRNKYEVDHHSGRIRLDRTLFTATQYPADYGFIDNTLGQDGDPLDALVLLSEPTFPGCLILARAIGMFRMTDEKGPDDKVLCVSANDPRQANLQDIGDMSIFERLEIQHFFEVYKDLEPGKSVEGANWVGRGDAETEIRISFDRERKRLAAEAEAAANGEAPAHH
- a CDS encoding D-alanyl-D-alanine carboxypeptidase/D-alanyl-D-alanine-endopeptidase, translating into MSATRSSSRRAIVIVLSIVLVAAAATVAVIFWPKSAKNSTASSSVSSVVAPPTVSAVDPPVTAPAAAVKPLGIKSGKTPTAAGVAKRLAPALAHNALANYTGEVIDAATGTVLWKKDPTTPTAPASTLKLLTGAALLTKVDPASRFTTKVVQGADPGTIILVGGGDVTLSARAANVATVYDGAPTMGDLASQVLASGVKVTKILLDTSYWTNENAGPSNNLAPGWDIKDIAGGAITHMVPLMVDGDRTDPSNETSARTGTPAVTAGKALARALGNATLPVQAESSPGQTPKNAKVLGSVRSQPMSVLLAQALLNSDNVLAEALARQVAISMGGAPSFAGERDAIKIALEDLGFDKTLLSKTTILDGSGLANSTDSTSSDSVPVGLLADIMEAAVTGQVRQANGKVKAVPALRGLLTGLPVAGVSGTLSKAENRFSSAAAKPGIGWVRAKTGSVAVTYALAGYVPDVDGRILVFALNSNGVSAPVRNAQDVFAAALRQCGCT
- a CDS encoding zinc-dependent metalloprotease, giving the protein MAAEAIDWAAAVRAGQRMAPTGPQVSAEQARQAVDDLQQFSAKAELIVRDTTGLGHGLPVEAARVVDRPHWIEATAKGMAELTAPLAEKLIGRLGRAPRAKTLAGAQLGVVLSFLSSRVLGQYDPLSMAGPDAAGPGVLLLVAPNIIKVERELHVDPVDFRMWVCLHESTHRLQFTAVPWLREHFRSLVAEFGSAIDTDPSEMLGRMVGAIKGRTEGSSWIETIQSPEQRAVFDQLMALMTLLEGHADHVMDAVGPAVIPSVGEIRSAFTLRRKKGRGPFDRLLRSLLGMDMKMAQYVKGAAFVRTVVERAGMDAFNTIWSSPDTLPTRAETTEPESWMRRVLT
- the tilS gene encoding tRNA lysidine(34) synthetase TilS; the protein is MTVELVRAAVRDWMTAFAPPSATVSIACSGGADSLALAAAAFAELDEGRLDAVTVDHQLQGGSADRAVTTAAQLHEIGYRTVRIETVTVGSVGGLEAAARAARYQALRPDPGGLVLLAHTADDQAETVLLGLGRGSGPRSIAGMAPWRAPWGRPFLGLRRTDTEKACREAGLTYWDDPQNVDPAFTRVRLRREVLPLLEDVLGGGVTPALARTATMLAEDLQALDHLAARVLADVWQPGGAVEVTELVRHPVALRRRALRAWADAVGAKALTADHLYRLDSLVTGTRRSGAVRLPGALDAVRTGPLLRAVPAG
- the hpt gene encoding hypoxanthine phosphoribosyltransferase, giving the protein MGHGYVGELAATLITQDVLQAKIVALAEAVAANHTGDTPPLLVCVLKGAVMFVTDFARALPIPSEMEFMAVSSYGSSTSSSGVVRILKDLDRDISGRRVIIVEDIIDSGLTLSWLHKNLQTRGPASIEIVALLRKPEAVKVEVDVAYVGFDIPTDFVVGYGLDFNERYRDLPFVGLLGEHMYA
- the ftsH gene encoding ATP-dependent zinc metalloprotease FtsH, producing MDRKRLIRSPLLWVAVVFVAYLLYSYLADDTKNYKVEPTSVVLSQLSNGNVKQATIDDKEQRIRLILNTPVDGSSQVYALYPAAASDDVFLAVQKAKGAPAYDTQVTSQSTLFSLLLYIVPIGLIILFLLWMMNNAQGGGNKVLSFGKSKAKLLNKDMPQTKFTDVAGADEAVEELDEIRDFLQNPARYQALGAKIPKGVLLYGPPGTGKTLLARAVAGEAGVPFYTISGSDFVEMFVGVGASRVRDLFEQAKANSPAIIFVDEIDAVGRHRGAGMGGGHDEREQTLNQLLVEMDGFESKGGIILIAATNRPDILDPALLRPGRFDRQIPVGQPDLKGRQAILAVHAKGKPFAPDVEFLPLAKRTVGMSGADLANVINEAALLTARTHGTMITNAALEESVDRVVGGPARKGKIISEKERKITAYHEGGHALAAWAMPDLEPVYKVTIMPRGRTGGHALVVPEDDKGLMTRTEMIARLVMALGGRAAEELVFAEPTTGASSDIAQATKIARSMVTEYGMSAKLGAVKYGTGDDEPFLGRTYGHSPDYSIEVGSEIDGEVRALIEAAHTEAWAVLNEYRDVLDDLATKLLERETLERKDLEVIFASVVKRPRITTFDDWGQRTPSDRPPIKTPGELAMERGEPWPPPQLQKPPVPVGAPGGQPAGPGYGQPYPYGPPQGAPAGYGQQYPGPTPYSPPAQAGQPQNWTGGVIPGPLAPLPGAWNGQGDPQTGAQRPAPPANGAGHPNGVPHTNGWGQANGHGHPYTNGHTQGPGGHRAPDQNGPTDPAGPVDPWAPPPGDQRR